The following coding sequences are from one Desulfobulbaceae bacterium window:
- a CDS encoding P-II family nitrogen regulator, whose product MKKIEAIIKPFKLDEMKEALATLGINGLTLSEVKGFGRQKGHTEVYRGAEYVVDFIPKVKVEIVVEEERVDEVVRVIMDSVRTGKIGDGKIFVLPVEEVVRIRTGERGNTAI is encoded by the coding sequence ATGAAGAAGATCGAGGCAATTATTAAACCATTTAAACTTGATGAGATGAAGGAGGCGTTGGCCACTTTGGGCATCAATGGATTGACCTTGAGTGAGGTCAAGGGGTTCGGGCGTCAGAAGGGGCATACTGAAGTCTATCGGGGCGCTGAATATGTGGTCGATTTCATCCCCAAAGTCAAGGTAGAGATTGTGGTGGAGGAGGAGCGGGTGGACGAAGTGGTAAGGGTTATCATGGATAGTGTTCGGACCGGCAAGATTGGTGACGGTAAGATTTTTGTGTTGCCTGTCGAGGAAGTGGTGCGGATTCGAACCGGAGAAAGAGGTAACACTGCAATCTAG